The following nucleotide sequence is from Podospora bellae-mahoneyi strain CBS 112042 chromosome 1 map unlocalized CBS112042p_1, whole genome shotgun sequence.
GCCTTTGAAACTAAAAAGCCAGAAGGCAGCTCCATGTTTGGAAGTGGGTTCAGCTCTGCCTTGGAAGCCCCAGCTTCCAAGGATGAGGATATGGATAGAGTAACGCCAGCGCCcgaggagaagcccaagTCTGTATTTGGTGACCTCGGATCTACTACGCCAACATCGACACCGGCCCCCTCGAAGTTCGGCTTCCAAACTGCTGGCGTCGAAGCTGCCAAAATGACCCTATTTGCCCCGAAGGCCTCGGCTCCCACATCTAGTATCTTTGGAACTCCAGGACCTGCTTCGTCGGGGCTTTTTAAGCCAAAGCCGGAAACTGACCTCTTTGGTCAACCGAAGCCTGCTGCTAATCCTTTTGGCGCACCGACACCTGCCGCGGCAAATGTATTTGGGTCACCAAAGCCTGCGGAAAATCCTTTCGGAGCACCAAAGATCAAGCAAGAGGAAAGCGATAAAGAGAATGTTAAGAGTGTTCCGGCGGCCCCTCTGCCGCCGGATGCAACTAGTAAGGCCGACTTCTCTTTTagctcttcatcttcaggaTCAAACAACTCACAAGAAGCAGATACCAAAGCTCCTGTGAAAGCAGAGGAGGCGCCACTCCCTCCGGATTTCATGAAACCAGGCCTCCCCTCCAAGGAAACATCCAAGTCACCTGGATTCAGTGAAAGCGATACTGGGCGAATGCCCCCCAACCTGCTTTCGAGCAAACCGAAGCCTGAGGTCTACGATGCCAAACCACCTATCCCTGAGGAGGCCCCCTTGCCGCCTGACTTTATCGGCAAGCCCGCCACCAAACTTCCGGATGTCCCTGCTGTGCCAGAAAGCCCCGACGAGAGTGAACTATCAGAATGTGACGCGGAAGATCAGACTCACGAActtgaggaaggtgaggttgatgaagaagaggaagagtaCGATGAGGAAGAATCGGAAGGCAGCGGCGTTGATGTGACTAAGGAGTTCAGCCCGACAGCTGGCGGTTTTGAGAGTCACACTCCTGGCATCACTCCCCATGGGTCTTTTGATGGTGGCATGACTGGAAGTGCGTTCTCAACCATTTCAAGATCCGAGGCCAACCAAGGTCGCCCGCTCTTTGGCGAGATCAACACGAGGAACGCCCCGTCGTTCCCCAAGCCGGTGCCGACAAGCCCTCGATCGCCGAGCCCGATGCGAGGTCCACCTCGGGCGAGCCTTCTCCGGCCTGGTCCCCCCGACACTCCTCGGTCCTTTGCGCCAGGTGTTGCGTCGGATCTCTTGGGACGTCGCTCAGCACCCCCGGCTACCAGCCCGTTCGGTTCTGCTCCAGCTAGCCGGGCGCGGCCACAGGAGGTCGACCCTAACATCAAAGCCCAGATGAGGCTCGCGGCCAagcgagaagaagaagccaagcAAGCCCTCGTGGATCCGGAAGACGAGGGCATCCAGCAACTTCTCCGCTCCAAAATTAAGCCCACTCTGCAGATTGACGAGTTCTTGGCGACGGACACAAGGCTCAAGGAAATTGAGAAGCGCGGAGAGAACGAGATCCCAGCTGCGTGCGAGGCTCTCTGGCGGGATATCAACCGCATGATTGATCGCCTGGGCCTCAACTCCCGAGCGCTCCAGTCTTTCATCCTCGGCCATACCACCCTCCGCAAGGAGGACGGCCGCGATCAGGACGATCTCGAACACCCCGATGACTGGGTCCTTGTCGAAGCTGAAGATCTAGGTAAAATAATCGACAACCAACTCTCCCGTCGCTTGGAAGAGGGCCGCATTCAAGAGATTGACCGCGTCGAAGATGAGATTTCTGGCCTGATGCGGGACCTGACCAAGCTCCgcgccaaagaagaagacatgCGCAAGATCATCATGGCGCATGTCGATCCCGACCAGGTGAATGTTGCCAAATCTTTACCTCTTAGTGCGGAGCAGGCCGCGCAGCAGAATGAGCTCAGACGATCCTTCGCGACGTTTTCGGGGCTGTTGGCGGAAGCAGAAGAGGCATTGACGCTGCTCAAGGCAAAGATTGCTTCTGCAGGGGGTGCGAGCGGTAGAGCACCTGTTCCTACGGTGGATGCCATCTTGAGAACGATTCAAAAGATGACCAGCAtggcggagaagaggagcgGGGATATTGATGTTTTGGAGAAccagatgaggaggttgaggttggggactCCGGCGAGGAGCAGGGAGGGGAGTCCgtttgttggtggaggagggccgGCCACGCCGACGCCGAATAATAGGAggtcgttgttgatgagcCCCGGCAGGGGGGAGTCGCCTTTTGGGGCGTCGGTTAGGATGGGAAGTGTTGGacctggcggcggtggtggggtggggcCTAGtccgaggaagaagttgaGTCAGTttagtgaggaggagaagaaggtgctgagggagagggagaggaggaggaagaatgtgttggggttgttgagggggagtTTGGAGAGGACGGGGGGAAATGTTAGTCGGTTGAGGGATGATGAGTAGTTTGTatgggaaagggggacgGGAGCAAAGTGTATGCGTTTACAATCAAGGTTCACGGTGTTTTGCTTTGGAAGAGGTCTGGTCTTGTAAGTTGGGTTTGGCTCGCAGCATCGAGTTATATGTCTGTCTGGGTTGCCACATAATTAGGATAGTCAAATCACAATTTTATGTGGTCAGTTGTGGTGCATGTGTGTGCGTGTATGTCTGTGTGGTAGACATGAAGCAAAATTGCTATCTACCCCTATTTACTCCGCTTAGTTGTTGTATCCCACCACGCTGTCCTCTCAGAAGACTCTGAAACAAACCCACAAGTTTGACtaaacccaaaaaaaactccaTTAACGCCCGAAACACAGGCCCCTCCAAGATGAACAGTGATTTTCCGGCCTGTAGTAGGTAATATAGAACCAAATGCCAtatccttcctttccctccttcgATTCATTCCTTCCTTGTCAATTCCCTAACCTTCCAACCTATCTCAGACGAGAAATCAATCATCATCCCACTCATCCCCATTCCTAATCCCGCTTGGCTGCCCTCCATTCTGTTGAGCCGCcttctgtttcttcttcttatcctcctcatcactctcactctcatcatcattcaacGCCCTCGCCAAATCATCCGGATCCTGCATCTTCGCATCCGGATCCGCCCCCCCAGCCAATTCATCATCCGACTCATCCGCAAAACCTCCCCTACTATTGCTACTCGTCACACCCTGCTCCTGCCTCGACCCGCCACTCTCCCCATCATAAACCCCCTCATCAGCACTAATACTAATCCCCCTACTCCCCCACTTTGCCCTCCCCGGCCTGGCATCCCGCCCAACCTCATGCCTCCCCGGTCCAAGCGCAGGCGCgctctcctcatcatactcatcctcatccgccGCGTTGCTCCCACCCCTCAGGTGCTTGCTCCCAAAAATCTtactcaacaaccaccccctcctcaaatcatccgcatccaccacccccccattcctCAGCTTGACCCTCTGCCTCGTCCAGTACACCCACGCAAAATCCGCATACAGCGCAGTCTGGACAATCCCAAAAATGACACTGATCGGGTTCGGCTTCCGCCCATTCGTGTCCAGCTCCCTGAGGAACCAGTTCAGCAGATACAACCCCCTGTAGCTCCCCAAGAACACAATGTAAAAACTGGTAATCACCGTCGGGACAGTCGTctgccgcagcagcaacagctgCGGCAAAACGCAGACTGACTCCAAGATCTGGGAGAATACCCAAAGCCATTCTGTAAAAGCCCACTCTCGTTTCTTATCAAAGATGAGCAtaaagaagggggagaggacgagggatCCGGAAAAGACGAGGCCGGCGAGCTTCCAGGCGATTTCCTTTTCGCGCGTGCGGGGGTAGACGAAGCGCATGATGCCGAGGGTGtagaaggaggagaggaggtaaAAGACTTTGAAGAAGTAGTTCCAGGCGTGGGTTTCGACGAAGAGGTCCGTGTAACGGGTTACGAAGACGAGAGCGTAGAAGAGCTGGGTAAGGAGGGAGACGCCTGAGACACAAAAAGGGTTAGAGAtggttgggaaagggggggaagggagaaggggaagaaaacTAACCTTCGGCGCTCCTGTTACGGTggatggagaagatgaggatgcaTTTTGCTGTTATGTGCGACAGGTCGGCCGCTATTCTAAAGATCTAGCCGGGTGTGAGCTTTGTCTGATCAATCCTTGTGATTGATTGAGGTATCTGGCGTGACATACGTTCCAAGCCATCTTGAACCACTATCCACCCTTGACGGTGTCTGTAGGTGCAAAAGACGCTATCGCAACGTGGAGAGCTTCGAGTTCGGGGGTGACAGGAGCTATGATTGCATCACAAGCAAGGTGCCGCTCGCAAGGGACACCTTGGAAACCAACAACAGGTGGGGTTGCGTAGGTGGTTTCGATGAAAGATGGTAGTATATAGACAGCGTCGCGGACGGCCTGTGTGAAGCTGGTagcagaagaagctggatgtgcggtgggagaggaagtttTGTCGATTCTGAAAGCGTGCGCGTCAAGCTCTTGATGCGGGTGGTTGCTGAGCTAGGTTGCAGGCGGCAGCGAACTGACGGCACCTTGCAGGCTGGGGAGGCGGGCCGGAGTGGCCCAACGATGATCAGCTGAGGTCAGCTGCGGAATTcctagggttagggttgtatACTGAAAAGACATGCTCTATGACACTCGATTTGAGACATCGTTTACGTGATTTCCAGGTTTCCATTATGCAAAACACTCCAATCCATTAGGCCCGGGCACTAAAATTCCGTTGATGGGAAAGACTATAAAACATGAGAAAAAGGCTCCAAGTCTCTCTTCCACTTCCGGCTGACATCCGGTGCCCTATGCCGGCCGCCTAAACCGGTCCGGAGCCGGCCTCGGCCCGGAAATGGTCTCCCGAGCAGATCAGTTCCGCGGCGCGGCGCTGCACCAACTTCCCTCGGATGATTCAGAGCTAAGAATTTCACTTCTGGGCAATTGGTCCAATGATTGGTGTGATCTCATCTTCTCATTACTAGTTTTCAAGGAACAGCATCATTCCAAGCTATCAATACAGtacagcagcagtagcagtCATGTTGTTCCTGCTCTCAACAAACCAGCGAACTTGATCCAAAAAATCCAAAATACAAAACAATAACCAAATAGATCAAGCTGGTATGCGTTATgctttgctcctcctcgcaGCAAGAAAAATGACCGCCACTAAAACAATGGTACATCTATTCTTCCTAGCCAGGGCTTCCTAATCGGCGTCGCTTCTCTTGGCTCGGCCCAGCCCCGTCCATGAAACTCTTTGCTGCAATTCCCAAGGAGCGCCGTGCAAATGCGggtaaaataaaaagaacACAGTTAGTGAAATCGCTCAAGTGACTTAGATCTCAAGAGTGACCTTCTGGCCCTTGACTCTACCGATCACTTGGCCAGGAGCGTACTTGGGAATgacctcgtcgtcgtggAGCATCTCGAACTCCTCGGTGGCATCGCGGCCCATGAAGTTGAGGATAGCCTGGGGACCACCGGGGTGGTCATCGAGCCAGTTGGTGAGGTCCATGACGACACCCTTGACAACAACCCAGagatcctccttcttgttgtgcttggcaacctcctcaagaGTGAACTCCTTGTCGGGGATGGTGAAAGCCTTGGGGTCGGCCTTGgcgggggcagcagcagccttctcggcAGGGGCACCAGTCTGAGCACCGGGAGCAGGGAGAGCAGcctgctcaccaccccacTGGACCGAGATCTTGCCGGGAGTGGAAGGATCGATGTGGAGGGCGATCTGGCCGAGACGGGCAGCGCCAACATTGCCCTTGAGAGCCTGCTGGAAGTGGTAGTTGGCAGCAGAGTCACCGGCAACACGGCCGTAGACGACGCAGCCAAGGAGGGAAGAACCACCAAGACGGTTGGCACCGTGGACACCACCGGCAAGCTCACCGCAGGCGAAGAGACCCTCGAAgggcttgccctccttgttgAGAACCTGGGCCTTGTCGTTGATCTCGATACCACCCATGGTGAAGTGGAGAACGGGCTCCATCAGGGAGACGTGGAAGTCATCGTTGATGTCGAGGGGCATGTTGTGGAAGAACTTCTTGCCCCAGGGATCCTTCTGCTTGCCCTCGGCAATGGCGTTGTAGGTCTGGAAGGTCTTCTGGAGGTGCTCGGGAGTGCAGCCGATCTCCTTGGCGAGCTCCTTGCCGGTGATCTTCTTCATGAGACCACGGCCAGAGTAGTGGCGAGTGTGGAAGTCAAGGACCTTGGAGGCCTTGGAGTTGAGGACAAGGCGGACGGGGTACTTGcccttgtccttctccttgtggATCATGCCAGAGACGTAGTCACGGTGGCCGAGCTCGTCGCAGAAGCggtcaccatcaccgttgAGAAGGataccaccctcaccacggAGAGCCTCAGCAGCCAAGAACTTCCACTTGGAGCCAGGGTCCTTGGGGTCGACGAGACCAGTAGGGTGGACCTGAACCTTGTCCATGTCAATGCCGTTGCCGCCAATCTTCATGACGAGCTTCTGACCATCACCGGTAGCGTGGGagccgttggtggtggcaagaCCCATGGTGTCGGGTCTGTGCTTCTGGAGGAGCGAGCCTTCACCGAAATCGGCGGCATAACCACCGGTAGCGAGGACGACGGGGCCGTGGATGGTGAGGGTCTGGCCCTCGTGCTCAGCCTTGACACCGCTGATGACGTTGCCCTCCTTGATGAGGTCAACAACGCGGGCCTTCTTGGTGATCTTGACACGGTGGGGCTCGGTCTcggcgagctcctcgagTCTCTGCATCAGAGCGTATGTGATGGCCATGCCGGGAAACTTGGCATCGTGACCACGGTGGGTACGGGGCTGAGAGTGACCACTGATCACAGCATGTTAGCAAGGCTGTCTAGCTACCGGAAATGCCGGAAAGTAGTTGCGACTTACCCAAGACGGGAAACGAGTGTGAGGTCAAGGTTGAAGACATCCTGGAGCCACTCAACGGCAGCAGCGGACTTGTAAGTGAGGACCTTGATAAGGTCGGGTCTGGCCTTGTCACGGGCAGACTTGAGTGTGTCGTCGTAGAACTGCTTCACGGAGTCCTGGATCCCAAGATCAACCTGGGTGCGGGTGAGGGCACCGTTGATGCCAGAGGTGGCCTTGGTGGAGTTACCACCGAAAAAGCCCTGCTTGTCGAGGACGTGGACGTTACCACCGGCGAGGTAGATGGAGTGCGCCGCCGAAAGACCCGCCAGACCGCCACCGACAACAATTACCGTGTTGGACGCCATTGTATCTGAAAAGAAGCAAATGCCGAGCAAAGTCGATAATGGAATGAAGGAAAAAGTTGTTGCAGAGGAGAACGGCTTGGAATGAAGACGGGttcgagggaggtggtttgtTAAATGATTCGCGCGTCGTCCGTCGTTTGTGGTAAGCCGAGGTCTGGATCCTGTTAGGCCGAGTCTTAGCCTCAGTGAAACCCCCACTGGAAGCGATATCCAAACGCAGGCCGAGACAGCTAGGGACAGGTACAGGCAAACTTACCCAGGTTATGTTTGTCTAGAAACGGGTatcttgaagaagagaagaatgAGAGAGAGCTGCCCACTGAATGGTAGAAGCAGGACAAAGAGAAGCTGGTGTTGCGGCAGAGGGTGGCTTCTATAACGTCCCGGTTCGGACGCCTTGCGCTGTCCCTGACTTGCGAGGTTGCCGAGGCTTGGACGGTTGCCACTGGATCCGGGCAGTCCA
It contains:
- a CDS encoding uncharacterized protein (COG:U; EggNog:ENOG503NXPD), which translates into the protein MAWNIFRIAADLSHITAKCILIFSIHRNRSAEGVSLLTQLFYALVFVTRYTDLFVETHAWNYFFKVFYLLSSFYTLGIMRFVYPRTREKEIAWKLAGLVFSGSLVLSPFFMLIFDKKREWAFTEWLWVFSQILESVCVLPQLLLLRQTTVPTVITSFYIVFLGSYRGLYLLNWFLRELDTNGRKPNPISVIFGIVQTALYADFAWVYWTRQRVKLRNGGVVDADDLRRGWLLSKIFGSKHLRGGSNAADEDEYDEESAPALGPGRHEVGRDARPGRAKWGSRGISISADEGVYDGESGGSRQEQGVTSSNSRGGFADESDDELAGGADPDAKMQDPDDLARALNDDESESDEEDKKKKQKAAQQNGGQPSGIRNGDEWDDD
- a CDS encoding uncharacterized protein (EggNog:ENOG503Q2ZT; COG:U; COG:Y), which encodes MAFGFGNASNPMMGVPSAGGVGGLSQGSDLEVIQTEGLGFLSLAGDSKVQLTSKWQPAPAPTASLLSIAPRKGLVAAASPDAVHIATTESVRKAFESPKNGDSDVRPFTPQAKVPLGIRISQLAFTVDEQFLILSAESGGGLAVYNTDTLTQGGTQSAFEIPTNSESLRALVPNPSPDLSHFVAIVTDKGNLLMANLAEKKLVSGANGPVLRSQVSCVSWSTKGKQLVAGVADGSIYQMTPEGVEKAHIPKSPSVGDYHVASLAWIENHVFLAVYNQTNGQDPSVFNLITRHQPPGGTPTFTYQKITDPVEPFVADKTPHHTILRLKDFPPNLDECLLVASTANEGIGLLTRSKTPLTQDKDADKITNVFTTTEFADDSKRAQLPMGEDLTDTFPIGATLDLSSKEKVYKPIPTDEIENSPGPLPGLWVLNNEGVLVSWWVVYNESIRAGTTYPGIVGGSAAQAITPAAPASSGVSAFGSPAVASSGASAFGSPALASPGVSAFGEPSPAPAFGTPSSPAAFGGSSALGAKASPWATASGTSAAPAFGSSAFGSKPAAAVPAFGAPAFGQPSAPAFGQSSLGLGAAKPSPWATGTTASAAPAFGQSGLGSSAAAAGKVFGSGAAPPAGGFASFASKGGFGSLGGASSGSSIFGSKPAGSAPAPEVSMDTPTAFPPPAAKTDRPAFGASPFVLGSTFKADTSSAASAFETKKPEGSSMFGSGFSSALEAPASKDEDMDRVTPAPEEKPKSVFGDLGSTTPTSTPAPSKFGFQTAGVEAAKMTLFAPKASAPTSSIFGTPGPASSGLFKPKPETDLFGQPKPAANPFGAPTPAAANVFGSPKPAENPFGAPKIKQEESDKENVKSVPAAPLPPDATNTKAPVKAEEAPLPPDFMKPGLPSKETSKSPGFSESDTGRMPPNLLSSKPKPEVYDAKPPIPEEAPLPPDFIGKPATKLPDVPAVPESPDESELSECDAEDQTHELEEGEVDEEEEEYDEEESEGSGVDVTKEFSPTAGGFESHTPGITPHGSFDGGMTGSAFSTISRSEANQGRPLFGEINTRNAPSFPKPVPTSPRSPSPMRGPPRASLLRPGPPDTPRSFAPGVASDLLGRRSAPPATSPFGSAPASRARPQEVDPNIKAQMRLAAKREEEAKQALVDPEDEGIQQLLRSKIKPTLQIDEFLATDTRLKEIEKRGENEIPAACEALWRDINRMIDRLGLNSRALQSFILGHTTLRKEDGRDQDDLEHPDDWVLVEAEDLGKIIDNQLSRRLEEGRIQEIDRVEDEISGLMRDLTKLRAKEEDMRKIIMAHVDPDQVNVAKSLPLSAEQAAQQNELRRSFATFSGLLAEAEEALTLLKAKIASAGGASGRAPVPTVDAILRTIQKMTSMAEKRSGDIDVLENQMRRLRLGTPARSREGSPFVGGGGPATPTPNNRRSLLMSPGRGESPFGASVRMGSVGPGGGGGVGPSPRKKLSQFSEEEKKVLRERERRRKNVLGLLRGSLERTGGNVSRLRDDE
- the OSM2 gene encoding Osmotic growth protein (EggNog:ENOG503NU5S; COG:C) — protein: MASNTVIVVGGGLAGLSAAHSIYLAGGNVHVLDKQGFFGGNSTKATSGINGALTRTQVDLGIQDSVKQFYDDTLKSARDKARPDLIKVLTYKSAAAVEWLQDVFNLDLTLVSRLGGHSQPRTHRGHDAKFPGMAITYALMQRLEELAETEPHRVKITKKARVVDLIKEGNVISGVKAEHEGQTLTIHGPVVLATGGYAADFGEGSLLQKHRPDTMGLATTNGSHATGDGQKLVMKIGGNGIDMDKVQVHPTGLVDPKDPGSKWKFLAAEALRGEGGILLNGDGDRFCDELGHRDYVSGMIHKEKDKGKYPVRLVLNSKASKVLDFHTRHYSGRGLMKKITGKELAKEIGCTPEHLQKTFQTYNAIAEGKQKDPWGKKFFHNMPLDINDDFHVSLMEPVLHFTMGGIEINDKAQVLNKEGKPFEGLFACGELAGGVHGANRLGGSSLLGCVVYGRVAGDSAANYHFQQALKGNVGAARLGQIALHIDPSTPGKISVQWGGEQAALPAPGAQTGAPAEKAAAAPAKADPKAFTIPDKEFTLEEVAKHNKKEDLWVVVKGVVMDLTNWLDDHPGGPQAILNFMGRDATEEFEMLHDDEVIPKYAPGQVIGRVKGQKVTLEI